One window of Athalia rosae chromosome 2, iyAthRosa1.1, whole genome shotgun sequence genomic DNA carries:
- the LOC105694010 gene encoding protein unc-93 homolog A, translating into MGSLPNLHELSKEKLQSPVHRPAPIGDLGPVRLPPQPLPLAHTHRRARSSGHHHNALWDNDAMLEHMATYSPISCRSARISGLAWRRRESMSSSAGASSVRRLIAAVRTAPAGPRPPRKAVLRHCAALLLGHAAASAAILPMFPLQAGLGAFNSQLGPMLLALLFAIATLTSCFAPIIVQKVNTNLTLCMGHLVTSIFVGVHLYPKWYLLLPSYALLGAWASPCFLARTAQVNISAARLSLVSSDPEDPDETKRECLSRRLSRGLKLAEDMGLALGCLVAAILVKITDPMPSNSMDGEIEDFCGAEYCPEETYLQYNDTLLIPTVPHGTSTMMISIWLGLSVLALGISCGLLDSRMKEPQTMSEWSSNEHWLRGIKSAFQDPRLQLATPLALFMGLEQGFMFADFTEAYVVCALGGAGTVTLSFLSLALLQAIAGVTLSMLLRHIRRYFVVAVGLAFHACLLLVLVTWRPAGDDPALFHVISAAWGVCNAIWETLIYTLLQGLYPSAWQAPLSTSLFWRWLGLSLALGLHGLVCTRIRVLCLASMLLLSVTPYTWLEVRLAKRGKSLAPL; encoded by the exons ATGGGATCGCTGCCGAATCTTCACGAGCTTTCGAAGGAAAAGCTGCAGAGTCCCGTGCACAGACCGGCTCCCATTGGTGACTTAGGACCCGTCAGGCTTCCTCCGCAACCTCTACCACTGGCGCACACCCATCGACGTGCGAGAAGCAGTGGTCATCATCACAACGCCTTGTGGGATAACGACGCCATGCTCGAG CACATGGCGACATACTCGCCGATATCTTGTCGCTCCGCAAGAATTTCGGGCCTAGCGTGGCGTCGAAGGGAGTCGATGAGTTCGTCCGCGGGGGCCTCTTCCGTCCGCAGGTTGATCGCGGCAGTCCGAACGGCACCCGCCGGTCCTCGGCCTCCGAGGAAAGCGGTTCTGAGGCACTGCGCCGCGTTGCTCTTGGGCCATGCAGCCGCCTCGGCGGCGATACTACCCATGTTTCCACTCCAGGCAGGCCTGGGAGCTTTCAATTCTCAACTGGGGCCGATGCTCCTCGCCCTACTTTTCGCGATAGCGACCCTCACCTCCTGTTTTGCCCCGATAATCGTGCAGAAGGTTAACACGAACCTGACCTTGTGCATGGGGCATCTCGTTACCAGCATATTCGTCGGGGTTCACCTCTACCCAAAATGGTATCTTCTACTGCCCAGCTACGCGCTACTCGGTGCCTGGGCGAGCCCTTGCTTCTTGGCGAGGACCGCACAGGTCAACATATCAGCGGCAAGATTGAGTCTGGTCAGCTCGGACCCCGAAGACCCCGACGAGACGAAGCGTGAGTGTCTTTCGCGAAGGCTCAGTCGAGGTCTGAAACTCGCCGAGGACATGGGACTCGCTTTGG GCTGCCTCGTAGCGGCCATCCTGGTGAAAATCACGGATCCCATGCCATCGAACTCGATGGACGGCGAGATAGAGGACTTTTGCGGGGCCGAGTACTGCCCCGAAGAGACCTATCTGCAGTACAATGATACCTTACTTATACCGACGGTGCCACACGGTACTTCAACGATGATGATCAGCATTTGGCTGGGGCTGAGCGTGCTCGCTCTCGGAATATCATGCGGGCTTTTGGATTCCCGCATGAAGGAACCCCAAACGATGAGCGAATGGTCCAGCAACGAACATTGGCTCCGAGGAATCAAATCCGCTTTCCAGGACCCGCGGCTCCAGCTAGCTACACCCTTGGCCCTTTTCATGGGCCTTGAGCAAGGTTTCATGTTCGCAGATTTCACGGAG GCTTACGTGGTCTGTGCTTTGGGCGGCGCAGGAACGGTCACGCTGAGTTTCCTGAGCTTGGCCTTGCTGCAGGCAATTGCTGGGGTCACACTCTCAATGCTACTGAGACATATCAGAAGGTACTTCGTTGTAG cCGTCGGACTTGCATTTCACGCTTGTTTGCTGCTCGTCCTCGTAACTTGGAGACCCGCTGGAGACGATCCTGCGCTATTTCACGTCATTTCTGCGGCTTGGGGCGTCTGCAACGCGATATGGGAAACCCTGATTTACA CGTTGCTACAGGGACTTTATCCCAGTGCGTGGCAAGCTCCATTGTCGACATCGTTGTTTTGGCGTTGGTTGGGTCTGTCGTTAGCCCTAGGTCTGCACGGGCTGGTCTGCACCCGAATCCGCGTCCTTTGCCTAGCGTCAATGTTGTTATTATCCGTGACCCCGTACACGTGGTTGGAGGTGCGACTAGCCAAGAGAGGAAAAAGCTTAGCGCCTTTGTGA
- the LOC105694032 gene encoding 1-acyl-sn-glycerol-3-phosphate acyltransferase alpha, producing MAPSCLEVILVVFIFVLPFLYETSRTFRYYFKFLMYYGIVMANAVMVIPIMIFRPWDVKNLLLASSLCHHVSTLLGLRWELRGREHLEKEQACIIVANHQSSLDILGMFDIWPVMDKCTVVAKKEIFYAWPFGLAAWLSGLIFIDRMNSEKARLVINTATKHIIDQKIKLWVFPEGRRFNTGEIHSFKKGAFHVAVSSQLPILPVVFSSYYFLSAEEKRLDPGRVVITTLPPISTKGLVKGDIEALMEKTRNMMMEVFHATNQEVQASLSTSKQHVKRAA from the exons ATGGCACCGTCTTGTTTAGAAGTAATTTTAGTTGTATTCATATTTGTCTTGCCATTCCTTTATGAAACAAGTAGAACGTTTAGATATTACTTCAAGTTTTTGATGTACTATGGTATCGTGATGGCAAATGCAGTGATGGTTATACCTATTATGATCTTTCGCCCCTGGGACgtcaaaaatttatt ACTGGCGTCGTCGTTGTGTCACCATGTGAGCACTTTGCTTGGGTTGCGTTGGGAACTCCGAGGACGTGAACATTTGGAAAAAGAACAAGCTTGTATAATTGTAGCAAACCATCAAAGCTCTTTGGACATATTAGGCATGTTCGATATATGGCCAGTTATGGATAAGTGTACAGTGGTTgccaaaaaagaaatattctacGCTTGGCCATTTGGCCTTGCAGCATGGTTGAGCGGTTTGATATTCATAGATAGAATGAATTCAGAAAAGGCTCGTTTGGTTATTAATACTGCAACAAAACACATCATCGATCAGAAG ATCAAACTATGGGTATTCCCTGAAGGCAGGAGATTTAACACTGgtgaaattcattcattcaaaaagGGAGCATTCCATGTTGCTGTTAGCTCTCAGTTGCCAATTTTGCCAGTTGTATTTTCTTCCTACTATTTCTTATCTGCTGAAGAAAAACGGCTTGATCCCG GGCGTGTTGTTATAACAACACTACCACCGATATCTACCAAAGGATTGGTCAAAGGTGATATTGAAGCTCTgatggaaaaaacgagaaatatgaTGATGGAAGTGTTTCATGCAACCAACCAGGAAGTGCAGGCTTCGCTTTCTACGAGCAAACAACACGTGAAACGAGCAGCTTGA
- the LOC105694033 gene encoding calcyclin-binding protein has product MTSPKVNEIKLDIEELNRFLDQASRHRTKDILTLEIRRLQTELIKLSDENKTPITEKPNPTPVLSNKCYEVKLNNYAWDQSEKFIKIYVGLKNVQSLPKEAVYCNFTERSMDLHAMGLDSRNYLLPINNLCEEIIPEQSYTKVKTDSIVIFLAKKIPKNWSHVTGVEKRIKEAKTPAVPDVGESEDPSSSLMNLMKKFYEEGDDDMKRTIAKAWTESQDKKSSGMPSIPSL; this is encoded by the exons ATGACATCACCGAAGGTGAACGAG ATCAAATTAGACATCGAAGAGTTGAACAGATTTTTGGATCAAGCAAGTCGACATAGAACAAAAGACATCCTTACTCTTGAAATTCGAAGGCTTCAAACAGAGCTAATCAAACTATCTGATGAAAATAAGACGCCGATAACCGAAAAACCCAATCCCACTCCAGTTCTCAGTAACAAGTGCTACGAAGTTAAATTGAACAACTATGCCTGGGATCagtctgaaaaatttataaagatCTACGTTGgtttaaaaaatgttcagtCCTTGCCAAAAGAAGCTGTATACTGCAATTTTACAGAAAGATCCATGGATCTGCATGCCATGGGATTAGATAGTAGAAATTACCTTCTGCCTATCAATAATTTGTGCGAGGAGATTATCCCAGAGCAGAGTTACACCAAAGTAAAAACAGACTCGATTGTGATATTCCtggcaaaaaaaatacccaaaaATTGGTCACATGTTACTGGTGttgagaaaagaataaaggaaGCCAAAACACCAGCTGTGCCCGATGTGGGTGAAAGTGAAGATCCAAGTTCAAGTTTGATGAACCTTATGAAGAAGTTCTATGAAGAAGGTGATGACGATATGAAGAGAACAATAGCGAAAGCGTGGACGGAGAGTCAAGATAAAAAGAGTTCAGGCATGCCTTCTATTCCTTCGTTGTGA
- the LOC105694034 gene encoding uncharacterized protein LOC105694034 — MSENNAIPPEIVDLETPSQLKSNHRRSTFFRRHSTLQINDDGQSKNVCNNENPDATVTNGIQTRNADNHENNASTEQPFDLEKYINRLEHERSMWKQTLLERKRQYKSLLKQSTNQQQHEQDLDLSVLSENERTFLLVRPNYEHICVKANNLSTLAAEITILNDHVTHLHNRSILRAQKKLDNLTSKVMKMID, encoded by the exons ATGAGTGAAAACAATGCTATCCCTCCCGAGATTGTGGATCTTGAGACCCCAAGTCAATTGAAGTCCAATCATCGACGATCTACATTTTTCCGGAGACATTCAACGCTGCAAATAAATG ATGATGGGCAATCGAAGAATGTGTGCAATAATGAAAACCCAGATGCAACAGTGACAAACGGAATTCAAACCAGGAATGCAGATAATCATGAAAATAATGCAAGCACAGAGCAGCCCTTTGATTTGGAGAAATACATTAACCGACTTGAACATGAAAGGAGTATGTGGAAGCAAACACTGCTGGAACGCAAACGACAGTACAAATCTCTTTTGAAACAATCAACAAACCAACAGCAGCATGAACAAGATCTAGATTTAAGTGTATTgtctgaaaatgaaagaacttTTCTTCTGGTACGTCCTAATTATGAACATATATGTGTCAAAgcaaataatttatcaacaTTGGCAGCAGAAATCACAATATTAAATGATCATGTGACACATTTACATAACCGATCCATACTTCGAGCCCAGAAAAAACTTGACAATCTCACATCCAAGGtcatgaaaatgatcgattaA
- the LOC105694031 gene encoding target of rapamycin complex 2 subunit MAPKAP1 gives MALYDNQHWLLSHIRDSFISTDDTGACEMVMLGEDLPKQLKANGVLECYPGMEDSDDEDIDAMAESYDIQMDMEFGHRPRSNTAQRLEKMDLERKKAAEVKHVKWENNPSSVPVEIQSELFQRKDFRKKKEVAVDKRHSLLSEQLEKCPNLPQNPFTDYARFDGNAQIGTPAKKYRIFMSMLPKEQRTYPIQVMVLATAKVREFIGLICYKYTTEHPDSPLKIDIDKYGLYITEDDGEVDWDLPCLDPRETISKFGFTCLGLKEMTPADRARHNTIVSKAPQHEEHPEGQDAEQDAVAEDLAKMEGHTTAMEAPLYQLYRVHMINKVRAKTEIHLGISGEKIEIDPVITGKGAGRFWNRQRAVSYHIDSIAWCEVVESKGPKATFTLVYTLHSQNSEAIIGSSGQTNPLNQSASFKNHDFETDSATAEEIVRKINHILEMRSGTSRKEYLAQRERKAARRKNFHLHR, from the exons ATGGCTTTGTATGACAACCAACATTGGCTTTTATCTCACATTCGGGACAGCTTCATATCCACAGATGACACAG GTGCTTGTGAAATGGTCATGCTAGGAGAAGATTTGCCAAAACAACTAAAAGCCAATGGTGTCCTAGAATGTTATCCGGGAATGGAGGACAGTGATGATGAGGACATCGATGCAATGGCAGAGTCTTATGATATACAAATGG atatgGAATTTGGGCATAGGCCACGTTCAAATACAGCACaacgtttggaaaaaatggatCTTGAGAGGAAAAAGGCAGCAGAAGTGAAGCATGTCAAATGGGAAAATAATCCAAGCTCTGTTCCAGTAGAAATTCAATCAGAGTTATTTCAGCGCAAAGATtttcgcaagaaaaaagaagtggcTGTCGACAAACGACATTCACTTCTTTCGGAACAATTAGAAAAATGTCCAAATCTACCACAGAATCCATTCACTGACTACGCTAGATTTGATGGCAAT GCACAGATTGGTACGCCAGCTAAGAAGTACAGAATATTCATGTCTATGTTACCCAAAGAGCAGCGTACGTATCCCATACAGGTTATGGTCTTAGCAACAGCAAAAGTGCGTGAATTTATTGGATTAATTTGTTACAAATATACTACGGAGCACCCTGACAGTCCTCTCAA GATAgacatcgataaatatggCCTTTACATCACCGAAGACGATGGCGAAGTAGATTGGGATTTACCTTGTCTTGACCCCAGAGAAACCATTTCAAAGTTTGGCTTCACTTGCTTAGGTTTGAAAGAAATGACACCAGCAGACAGAGCTCGGCATAATACAATCGTTTCTAAGGCTCCTCAGCATGAAGAACATCCTGAAGGACAAGATGCGGAACAAGATGCTGTTGCTGAAGATCTCGCAAAAATGGAGGGCCATACAACTGCAATGGAAGCTCCGTTGTATCaattatatag GGTACATATGATAAATAAAGTGAGAGCAAAGACTGAAATCCATTTAGGAATatccggtgaaaaaattgagatcgaTCCAGTAATAACTGGAAAGGGTGCTGGCCGATTTTGGAACAGGCAAAGAGCCGTTAGTTATCATATTGACAGTATCGCGTGGTGCGAAGTAGTGGAGAGTAAAGGGCCAAAAGCTACATTCACCCTCGTTTATACACTACATTCTCAAAATTCTGAAGCAATCATCG GATCTTCTGGGCAAACGAATCCTCTTAACCAATCGGCATCATTCAAAAATCACGATTTTGAAACAGATTCCGCTACAGCTGAGGAAATAGtccgaaaaattaatcatatcTTGGAAATGCGGAGTGGTACGTCAAGGAAAGAGTATCTAGCCCAACGAGAGCGAAAAGCTGCGAGAcgtaaaaatttccatttgCATAGATGA